One part of the Astatotilapia calliptera chromosome 9, fAstCal1.2, whole genome shotgun sequence genome encodes these proteins:
- the LOC113029484 gene encoding zinc finger protein 271-like encodes MSSTQEDQHGARSQRSQEADKPHRRKGEKTYTCDECGMGFISKCHLKRHQVIHTGERPFSCDLCGKSFSWKGSLKAHQLIHSGVKAYSCDQCGRAFTQSGHLQRHLVTHSGIKAYSCDICGKTFSRIESRNTHLRIHTRHLVYCCDQCGKQFTTDSSLQQHMFTHTEEKPYKCDLCEKTFKSPHYLRLHQQIHTRKRLSKRSYCEKQSDTDGSSSQPCHHRGGGKDFVCDLCGKAFSRKDSLKVHQRKHTGEELKYCKECGRSFSTLSGLKQHELIHSGVKKHVCDQCGSSFITATNLKRHKRGHTGEKPYKCRHCDKSFAHSANRNLHEHTHKEENYSCDQCDKSFKNLSSYSKHKRSHVTNKLFHCYQCAKTFTSLSALCKHQRDHSGLKSLPS; translated from the exons gaccaacatggagccagaagtcagcgctctcaggaggccgacaaacctcacagaagaaagggagagaaaacatacacctgtgacgagtgtggaatGGGTTTTATTTCCAAGTGTCACCTGAAACgtcatcaggtcatccacactggagagagaccattcagctgtgacttgtgtggaaagtctttttcctggaAGGGTTCCCTAAAagcacaccaactcatccacagtggagttaaagcgtacagctgtgatcagtgtgggagagcttttactcaaagtggccacttacagaggcatctagttacccactctggaattaaggcatacagctgtgacatctgtgggaAAACTTTCAGCCGGATTGAGAGCAGAAAtacacacctacgcattcacaccagacatcttgtgtactgctgtgatcagtgtggcaaacaGTTTACAACAGACTCAAGCTTGCAacaacacatgtttacccacactgaggagaaaccttataaatgtgacctgtgtgagaagacttttaaatctccacattACCTGAGActacaccaacagatccacaccagaaagagactctccaagcgcagttactgtgag aagcagagcgacacagatggatccagttctcaaccctgtcatcaccgtggtggtgggaaagactttgtttgtgacctttgtggaaaagcTTTCAGTCGAAAAGACAGTCTAAAAGTACATCAGCGTAAACACACTGGAGAAgaactgaaatactgcaaagaatgtgggagaagcttcaGCACATTAAGTGGattaaaacaacatgaactgattcacagtggggttaaaaagcacgtctgtgatcagtgtgggtcatcttTCATTACTGCAACCAACCTTAAAAGACACAAACGAggccacacaggagagaaaccatacaagtgcagacactgtgacaaaagctttGCACATTCAGCTAATCGTAACCTTCATGAACATACACACAAGGAagaaaactacagctgtgaccagtgtgacaagagcttcaagaatctcagttcatactccaaacacaaacgatcccacgttactaataaactctttcactgttaccaatgtgccaaaacattcacctcattgtctgctctgtgcaaacatcagcgtgatcactcagggctgaaatcactcccatcatAG